The Hymenobacter sp. DG25A nucleotide sequence CGGAGCGCTGGTCTTCAAACACCTGGTAGGGCAGCTCCAGGGAGTGGCGCAAGCCATCGGAGTACAGCTGCGCACCCAGCCGCTGGGTAATGACGTTAACGTAGTAGTCCTGGAAGTTTTTGGCGATGCGCGACACCATGGCCACGCCCATGGCCTTCAAGATCAAAATGCCAGCCCCGCCGCCCAGAAACGCCCAAAAGGACAGATTGTGCAGCGTGCCGTTTTGCTTTACCACGTGCCGGTCAATGATTTGCCGGAAGATATAGGGGTCGAGGAGGGAGAATACTTGGTTGATGGCCGCCAGCAACAGGGCCAGGGCCAGCAGGCCCCAATATTGCCGGAGGTATCCGTAAAGAAGTTTCATGCGGGAGTAAGCGCATTAATGTGCGCGAGGTAAGATACCAACTGTACCCGGGAATAGTTTAGCGCGGCGGCATCTGAGTTGCCACCGGCACCTCGGCAAAGAAAGCCGCCAGCAGGGGTGCATCCAGCCCATATACATCCGGATAGTGCCGCAACAGCCCATTGGCGGCGGCTTCGCAGGTGTAGTAGCGCACGTGCACGGGCCAGGCGCGGGGCAGATCAATGCGCTTCGTCCAGGACTGGGCGGCGGCCTGCTCCAGCCGTTTGGCCCTGTCCGGGGTGCCGCTGCGGCGCAGCAGAAAAGCCGCCAGCTCTACCGATTGCTCCACCCGCACGCACCCGTGGCTAAAGGCCCGCTGGGGCTGGGCAAACAGCTTGCGCGCCGGCGTATCGTGCAGGAAAACGGTGTAATCATTGGGCATATAGTAGGATACATTACCTAGGGAGTTATCGGGGCCAGGCATTTGCCGGATGGTGTAGGGGAAGTTTTCCGGCGTAATGGTTTTCCATTTGATGCGGTAGGGATTCATGGACTGGCCCTGTCGGTTATAGATATGGTACTGGTGCCGGTAGAGGTAGCCCGGGTCGCGGCGGAGCTGGGGCAGTATTTCCTGAATGGCAATGCTGGAAGGCACGCGCCATTCGGGGGCCGTCGTGAAAAAGTACAAGCGGGCATCAAACTGCGGGGTAGGTTGGGCGGGTTTGCCCACCACCACCCGGTGGCTGCGCAGCACCCGCCCCTGTCCCACCACATCCAGACGGTAAGCCGGAATATTTACCAGCAGATACGCCGTGTCCGGTTTGGCTTGGGCGTACCAGCGGTTCCGCTCCAGGTTAATGGCCACGCTTCTGAACTCGGCTTGCTGGGAGGCATCTAATACGGCTACCGAGTCGGGGCTTTTCATGTTTATACGGGTGTGCCAGGCTGCCAGCAGGCGTTGGTAGGCCTTCCCGGTGGGCTGGCAGCTTAGAAAAGCCTGTGCAAAATCCGGCGCTGCTAAGGCTGCCTGCAGGTGCTGCGCCGCCTGCAGGGTAGCGGCCGAATCGTACACCTGCGGTTGCAGCGTAGCGGCTTGCAGGCGCCCATAGCGCAGGTGCAGGGCATAGCGCAGCAGCGCATCGGTCAGGGTAAGCTCATATGCCGCCAGCAACGGGGCGTGGGCGGCCGGTTGCGTACGCGCCAGGGTATCGGCCAGGGCCTGTAGCTGGGCCCACTTATATTCCTGGGGGCTGAGGCCATAAGCAGGCGCCGCCGCCAGTACCCGCAGGGCCTGGGTAGCCGGCCTGGACCAGCCGGTACTGGTAGTCCAGACCGGTTGAAAAGCCTGCTGCGCATAAAATTGGCGCACCCCCCGGCCGGCGCGCAGTTCCAGCCGTTCAAAAGTCAGCGTGGCCTGGTTACTGGTGGTATCCAGCAACTCCCGGAGGTAATTTTCGGAGGAAGTCAGCGCGGTGGGTATGGGTACACTTAGTGGGTTTGCCAGGCAAATTCCTGCCGGCAAGCTCATCAGCAATATTACCCACCTCAGGCACAGTAGAAAATGCATCATACAGTAGAATGAAGTGGGACCTTACAAGCACAATCGGAATTATTGAAGATAATTAAATATTAAAATAATTCAAAATAAAGGACAGCCTATTTATTTCCTTATCTGGCAATTCCTACGGTCAGATATCAGCCAAATAAAGCCCGGAGACAACCCCAAAGGCGGGGGGCTAGTACAACCTGAACCGGTTTATGAGCTGGCTTTTGCGGTAAAAGCCAGATTATTACCCCGATACCTTATGGCAAAACATACCTATGAGATGGGTCTGATTGGCAATTGCGCCTTTCTGGCCCTTATTCGCAAAGACACTTCGGTGGCCTGGATGTGCTGGCCGCGCTTTGACAGCAGCTTTGTCTTTGGCGATTTGCTGGATAAAGACAAAGGCGGCGAGTACAGCGTGCTGCCGGCAACTTCCGGCGAGTACCACTCGCGGCAGTATTATCTGCAAAACACCAATGTGCTTTGCACTGAAATTGAAACCGAGGATGGCCGCTACCGCGTGACGGATTTTGCTCCGCGCTTCCCCCAGTACGAGCGGTACTACAAACCCCTGATGCTGATCCGGAAGCTGGAGCCTTTGGCTGGCTCTCCCCGGGTGCGGGTGCGCTGCAACCCCGTGGGCAACTACGGCCAGACGCAGCTCAACCGTCGGCGCAGCTCCAACCACATTGCCTTCCTGGGCCTCGATGAAGAAATCCGCCTCACCACCGATATTCCCCTGACTTATATTCTGGAGGGTGAGGATTTTGTGCTGAATGAGCCCCGTTACCTGGTCCTGACCTACGGGGCACCTCTGGAGGCCGCCCTGGAAAGCACTGCCGAGCGGTTTCTGCGCAGCACCATAGAGTACTGGCGCAAATGGGTGAAGAGCACCAGCATCAGCAATTTTCACCAGGAAGCCGTTATCCGGTCGGCCATGGCCCTCAAACTGCACCAGTACGAGGACACCGGCGCAATTATAGCGGCCAGCACCACCTCCCTGCCCGAGGCCCCCGGCAGCACCCGCAACTGGGACTACCGCTACTGCTGGATGCGCGACACTTACTACACGCTCACGTCCTTCAACAACATCGGTCACTTTGAGGAGATGGAGCGGTATTTCCACTACATCGCCAACATCTCCACCAAAGTCAAAGACAAGTACCAGCCGCTCTACGGTATCAGCGGGGCCTCCGAGCTAACGGAGCAGGAGCTGCCGCTGGCGGGCTACCTCGGCAACCAGCCCGTGCGCATTGGCAATGATGCCTATACCCACATTCAGAACGACGTGTACGGGCAGGTGCTGGTGGCCCTTCTGCCGCTGTACGTCGACTGCCGCTTTATCGACCCGGAGCGGACCAACCCTTCCCGGCTGGTGTATGAGGCCCTGCACCGTATAGAAGCTACCATGGACCAGCCCGATGCCGGCCTCTGGGAGTTCCGCCACATTGCGCAGTATCACTGCTATACCTATCTGTTTCACTGGGCCGGGAGCAACGCGGCCCGCAAGGTGGCAAAAGCCCTGGGTAATGCCGATATGGAAGCCCTGGCTACCGATCTGATGCATAAAGCAGCCGACCGGATAGAGCAGTGCTATGATGCGAAGCGGGGCGTATATACCAATGCCATTGGCTCGCCGCACCTGGATGCCAGCACCCTGCAGCTGATTATGATGGGCTACCTCGACCCTAATTCCGAGCGGGCCCACACCCACCTGCGTGCTCTGGAAGCCGAGCTGATGACGCCTGAAGGCCTGTTCTACCGCTACCGCCACCCCGATGACTTCGGCACGCCCGAAACTACCTTTCTTATCTGCTCTTTCTGGTACGTGGAAACCCTGGCCTGCGTAGGCCGCACCGAGGATGCTATCCGGGAGTTTGAAAAGCTCATCACCTACACCAACCACCTGGGCCTACTCAGCGAGGACGTAGACGCCCGCACCGGCTCCCAGTGGGGCAACTTCCCGCAGGCCTACAGTCACGTGGGCCTGGTAAATGCCGCGTATCGCATTGCCAAAAAGCTGGATCAGCCCAATTTCCTGTAAATGCGCCTGATGGCGTTTCCCATTAAGTACTTGTCATCCTGACGCAGGAAGGACCTTCTCACAGCTAAACGATAATCGCAACAACGACTCGTTTCAGCGTGAGAAGGTCCTTCCTGCGTCAGGATGACAGGAGAAGTGGCAACGGCAGCTAACAGGTTGTCTTCGCCTCTGACTTGATGAGCCACAAGCTCGGCATGGCATTTTTCGCCTTGCTAAAACTCTCACGGTTAGCACTCATCCGCGCCGGGGTTGTTCCGGAGGTGTACCCGGTTCAGCTCTGCTTTGTGCTGCCGCCAGTTGGGCATAAACGTATCCATCAGTCCCCAGAAACGGGCGTTGTGGTAGCGCTCATGCAAGTGCGTCAGCTCGTGCACCACCACATATTCCAGGCAGGGGAGGGGGCGCTTGATGAGCTCCAGGTTCAGCCAGATACGCTTTGCCTGGATATTGCAGGTGCCCCAGCGGGTTTTCATTTGTTTTATGGCCCAGGCACTGGCCTGCGCGCCTACCACCGGCTGCCACTTTTCCAGCAGTGCCGGGAGCTGTTCGCGCAGGCGCTGGCGGTACCAGGCGGCCAGCACCAGGGCGCGCTGTTCCGTGGTGCTGTCTGGCCGCACATATAAGTTCAGAAACTGCTGATCCTGTAGCACCACCCGCGCCGGACCGGTGCTGGTGTGTACGCGCAGCTCGTAGGACTGGCCCTGGTAGGCATGCCGCTCGCCGGAAACGTAGGTTAACTGCCGGGGCTGCTCACGGGCGGCAAAGTTGGTCTGGTGCTTCTGAATCCAGGCGCGGCGGGCCGTTACCAGCTCCCGAATGGCAGCCTCCGTAGTACGCAAAGGCACGGAAACCCGCACACGGCCATCGGGCATGTGCACGCTCAGCCGCAGGGTCCGGATGTTCTTGCGCACCACTTCCACCTGCAAGTCGTCTATCTGAAGTTGGGGCATGCGTAGTTGGGGCCTGATAAATGTCGCAAGCTACGGCAAAACCCCGCCAGGCGGAATAGCTTCTACGGCTGGGGGCACACAAAAACGGGCGCGCTACTCACCATGGGGAGTAAACGCGCCTGTTCCGGGAATTACCAGCTATTAAAGAAGACTGCGCAGCAGCTTCCGCACATCCAGCGTAGAGCGCACGTGAAAGCGCGCTTTAGAGCGCCCGCCGGCCCCAACTTTAATGGTATAGGCCTGGGAGGGCATAGCCCCGAAGGTATCCTCATCGGTGCGGTCATCTCCCACCGCCATAATAAAGGTGGGCTGCTCCGGGGAAAGCCAGCGGGCAGCGGCAGTGCCTTTATTGATGCCGGCATTTTTGATTTCGACCACTTTATTGCCTTCCAGCACCTGCAAATCGGTGTTGCTGGTCATGAATGACAAGTGGCTGAGCAGCTCCCGGGCCCGCATGGCGCCCAAATCATTGTCGGCGCGGCGGAAGTGCCACACCAGCGAATAGTCTTTATCCTCA carries:
- a CDS encoding L,D-transpeptidase family protein — its product is MPAGICLANPLSVPIPTALTSSENYLRELLDTTSNQATLTFERLELRAGRGVRQFYAQQAFQPVWTTSTGWSRPATQALRVLAAAPAYGLSPQEYKWAQLQALADTLARTQPAAHAPLLAAYELTLTDALLRYALHLRYGRLQAATLQPQVYDSAATLQAAQHLQAALAAPDFAQAFLSCQPTGKAYQRLLAAWHTRINMKSPDSVAVLDASQQAEFRSVAINLERNRWYAQAKPDTAYLLVNIPAYRLDVVGQGRVLRSHRVVVGKPAQPTPQFDARLYFFTTAPEWRVPSSIAIQEILPQLRRDPGYLYRHQYHIYNRQGQSMNPYRIKWKTITPENFPYTIRQMPGPDNSLGNVSYYMPNDYTVFLHDTPARKLFAQPQRAFSHGCVRVEQSVELAAFLLRRSGTPDRAKRLEQAAAQSWTKRIDLPRAWPVHVRYYTCEAAANGLLRHYPDVYGLDAPLLAAFFAEVPVATQMPPR
- a CDS encoding glycoside hydrolase family 15 protein, with translation MAKHTYEMGLIGNCAFLALIRKDTSVAWMCWPRFDSSFVFGDLLDKDKGGEYSVLPATSGEYHSRQYYLQNTNVLCTEIETEDGRYRVTDFAPRFPQYERYYKPLMLIRKLEPLAGSPRVRVRCNPVGNYGQTQLNRRRSSNHIAFLGLDEEIRLTTDIPLTYILEGEDFVLNEPRYLVLTYGAPLEAALESTAERFLRSTIEYWRKWVKSTSISNFHQEAVIRSAMALKLHQYEDTGAIIAASTTSLPEAPGSTRNWDYRYCWMRDTYYTLTSFNNIGHFEEMERYFHYIANISTKVKDKYQPLYGISGASELTEQELPLAGYLGNQPVRIGNDAYTHIQNDVYGQVLVALLPLYVDCRFIDPERTNPSRLVYEALHRIEATMDQPDAGLWEFRHIAQYHCYTYLFHWAGSNAARKVAKALGNADMEALATDLMHKAADRIEQCYDAKRGVYTNAIGSPHLDASTLQLIMMGYLDPNSERAHTHLRALEAELMTPEGLFYRYRHPDDFGTPETTFLICSFWYVETLACVGRTEDAIREFEKLITYTNHLGLLSEDVDARTGSQWGNFPQAYSHVGLVNAAYRIAKKLDQPNFL
- a CDS encoding M48 family metallopeptidase, which gives rise to MPQLQIDDLQVEVVRKNIRTLRLSVHMPDGRVRVSVPLRTTEAAIRELVTARRAWIQKHQTNFAAREQPRQLTYVSGERHAYQGQSYELRVHTSTGPARVVLQDQQFLNLYVRPDSTTEQRALVLAAWYRQRLREQLPALLEKWQPVVGAQASAWAIKQMKTRWGTCNIQAKRIWLNLELIKRPLPCLEYVVVHELTHLHERYHNARFWGLMDTFMPNWRQHKAELNRVHLRNNPGADEC